The following are encoded in a window of Phaseolus vulgaris cultivar G19833 chromosome 3, P. vulgaris v2.0, whole genome shotgun sequence genomic DNA:
- the LOC137808071 gene encoding putative glucuronosyltransferase PGSIP8: MALGKKQRCSNKGSLMRVLVVMALLLSGLGCVSCEREKEKGRRNAYATMMYVGTPRDYEFYVAIRVLLKSLATLDAQADRVVIASLDVPPRWIRALEKEDGAKVVRVENLENPYKHQDNFDKRFKLSLNKLYAWSLVEYDRVVMLDADNLFLHNTEELFQCGQFCAVFINPCVFHTGLFVLQPSMAVFKDMVHELQNGRENPDGADQGFIASYFPQLLDKPMFYPPSNGSRLDGTYRLPLGYQMDASYYYLKLRWSIPCGPNSVITFPGAPWLKPWYWWSWPVLPLGLQWHDKRLQTLGYGAEMAVILIQSAIYLGIIAMTRFARPSLSKLCYRRSDKSINLVQNILKLVALWSILAAYTTPFFIIPHTVHPLLGWPLYLLGVFALCSVAINAFLLPMLPVLMPWLGIVGALMVMAFPWYSDGVVRALCVFGYAFCAAPFVWASTIRIVAGLQQSLEREAFLPRIGESSPPSWFNKLY, from the exons ATGGCGTTGGGAAAGAAGCAGCGGTGCTCAAATAAGGGAAGTTTGATGAGAGTGTTGGTGGTGATGGCGCTGTTGTTATCGGGATTGGGGTGTGTGTCctgtgagagagagaaagagaaaggcaGAAGGAACGCGTACGCCACCATGATGTACGTAGGTACGCCCAGGGACTACGAATTCTACGTAGCCATACGCGTACTCCTGAAATCGCTGGCTACGCTCGACGCTCAAGCCGATCGCGTTGTCATTGCTTCCCTCGATGTCCCACCTCGCTGGATTCGAGCTCT AGAAAAGGAAGATGGTGCGAAAGTAGTGAGAGTGGAAAATCTGGagaacccatataagcatcaAGATAATTTTGACAAGAGATTCAAGCTATCGTTGAACAAACTGTACGCGTGGAGCTTAGTGGAGTATGACAGGGTAGTTATGTTGGACGCAGACAACCTCTTCCTTCACAACACGGAGGAGTTGTTTCAATGTGGACAGTTCTGTGCGGTCTTTATCAATCCTTGTGTGTTCCACACGGGCCTTTTCGTCTTGCAG CCATCAATGGCCGTGTTCAAGGACATGGTTCATGAATTACAAAATGGGAGAGAAAATCCTGATGGTGCAGACCAAGGGTTCATAGCTAGCTATTTCCCACAGTTGCTTGATAAGCCAATGTTTTATCCACCTTCTAATGGCAGCAGGCTTGATGGAACATATAGGCTTCCTTTAGGTTATCAGATGGATGCTTCTTACTATT ATCTTAAACTTCGCTGGAGCATACCCTGTGGACCAAACAGTGTCATCACATTCCCAGGGGCACCGTGGTTGAAGCCGTGGTATTGGTGGTCCTGGCCTGTCCTGCCATTAGGCCTCCAGTGGCATGATAAACGTCTCCAAACTTTGGG GTATGGTGCGGAAATGGCAGTGATTCTTATTCAATCAGCAATATATTTGGGTATAATAGCAATGACACGTTTTGCAAGGCCAAGTCTCTCAAAGCTGTGCTATAGGCGTTCTGACAAGAGCATAAACTTGGTGCAGAACATCCTTAAATTGGTTGCATTGTGGAGCATCCTTGCTGCTTACACAACACCCTTCTTCATTATTCCTCACACAGTTCACCCTTTGTTAGGATGGCCTCTCTACTTGCTCGGTGTCTTTGCATTGTGCTCAGTTGCAATCAATGCCTTTTTGCTTCCAATGTTGCCAGTTTTGATGCCTTGGCTTGGAATTGTTGGTGCCTTGATGGTGATGGCTTTTCCATGGTATTCAGATGGGGTAGTGAGAGCATTGTGCGTTTTTGGTTATGCATTCTGTGCTGCACCATTTGTGTGGGCATCAACGATCAGGATAGTGGCAGGGCTTCAGCAGTCTCTAGAAAGGGAAGCTTTTCTTCCAAGAATAGGAGAGTCTTCGCCCCCTTCTTGGTTTAACAAGTTATATTGA